Proteins co-encoded in one Nicotiana sylvestris chromosome 7, ASM39365v2, whole genome shotgun sequence genomic window:
- the LOC104219539 gene encoding non-specific lipid transfer protein GPI-anchored 30-like, with translation MEMKLYQTASICLLLLMIQSAEAQDRKCIKKLLPCMKFLNGTRGNPPDSCCKPLKDVIKNMPECLCQMVSIKGSNAAEKAGIDINAAQMLPARCGQPVNYMGCLKGASSSSGYSMKSSSVKMLLAVASLFSAQLL, from the exons ATGGAGATGAAATTATATCAAACAGCTTCAATTTGTTTGCTGCTGCTGATGATACAGAGTGCTGAGGCTCAAGACAGGAAGTGCATAAAGAAGCTGCTGCCTTGCATGAAATTCCTGAATGGAACAAGAGGGAATCCACCAGATAGTTGTTGCAAACCATTAAAAGATGTGATAAAGAACATGCCTGAATGCTTGTGTCAAATGGTAAGTATCAAAGGCAGCAACGCAGCGGAGAAAGCTGGGATTGACATTAATGCGGCTCAAATGTTGCCTGCTAGATGTGGACAGCCTGTTAATTACATGGGATGTCTCAAGG GAGCATCAAGTTCCTCCGGGTACTCGATGAAATCTTCAAGTGTGAAAATGCTATTGGCTGTTGCTTCTCTGTTTTCTGCTCAACTTCTTTAA
- the LOC104219537 gene encoding chloride channel protein CLC-c-like has protein sequence MENQVDIENEGGMVEEEKIELERNFSTISESGIREPLLNSKSRVNNTSQIAIVGANVYPIESLDYEIVENDLFKQDWRSRKKVQIFQYIFLKWTLVLLIGLSTGLVGFFNNIGVENIAGFKLLLTSNLMLEGKYFRAFAAFAGCNVVLATCAAALCALIAPAAAGSGIPEVKAYLNGIDAHSILAPSTLLVKIFGSILGVAAGFVVGKEGPMVHTGACIANLLGQGGSRKYHLTWNWLKYFKNDRDRRDLITCGAAAGVAAAFRAPVGGVLFALEEIASWWRSALLWRTFFTTAVVAMVLRSLIQFCRSGKCGLFGQGGLIMFDVNSGVSNYNTIDVLAIILIGVLGGLLGSLYNYLVDKVLRTYSVINERGAAFKILLVMTVSILTSCCSYGLPWLARCTPCPAGLEEKCPTIGRSGSYKNFQCPPGHYNDLASLFLNTNDDAIRNLFSSNNSNEFHISSLLVFFAGVYCLGIITYGIAIPSGLFIPVILAGASYGRIFGRALGSLSNLNVGLFSLLGAASFLGGTMRMTVSICVILLELTNNLLMLPLVMLVLLISKTVADSFNKGVYDQIVKMKGLPFLEAHAEPFMRHLVAGDVCSGPLLSFSGVEKVGNIVHALKYTRHNGFPVIDEPPFSEAPELCGLVLRSHLLVLLNGKKFMKQRVLSGSSILRRFHAFDFAKPGSGKGLKFEDLVITQEEMEMYVDLHPITNTSPYTVVETMSLAKAAILFRQLGLRHLCVVPKKTGRAPIAGILTRHDFMHEHISNLYPHLVPHK, from the exons ATGGAGAACCAAGTTGACATAGAGAATGAAGGAGGGATGGTGGAGGAAGAGAAAATAGAATTGGAGAGAAATTTTTCGACAATTTCAGAAAGTGGGATAAGAGAGCCTTTGCTTAATTCCAAGAGCAGAGTCAACAACACCTCTCAAATCGCTATTGTTGGAGCCAATGTTTACCCCATTGAAAGCCTCGACTACGA GATTGTAGAAAATGACCTTTTCAAGCAAGACTGGAGATCTAGGAAAAAGGTCCAGATATTTCAATATATATTTCTCAAGTGGACTCTTGTGCTTCTCATTGGATTAAGTACTGGCCTTGTTGGTTTCTTTAATAACATAGGAGTGGAAAATATTGCTGGTTTCAAGCTACTGCTAACTAGCAACTTAATGCTTGAAGGAAA ATATTTCCGGGCATTTGCTGCTTTTGCGGGTTGCAATGTGGTTCTTGCAACTTGTGCTGCGGCCCTCTGTGCACTTATTGCACCTGCAGCTGCAGGGTCTGGGATACCTGAAGTAAAAGCATATCTAAATGGTATCGATGCTCATTCCATATTGGCTCCAAGTACATTACTTGTCAAG ATTTTTGGTTCCATTTTGGGTGTTGCTGCTGGATTTGTTGTTGGCAAGGAAGGACCCATGGTCCATACTGGTGCTTGCATAGCAAACTTACTTGGACAAGGGGGTTCCCGCAAGTATCATTTAACTTGGAACTGGCTAAAATACTTCAAAAACGACCGTGATCGTAGGGATTTGATCACTTGTGGTGCTGCTGCTGGTGTCGCAGCTGCTTTTCGTGCCCCAGTTGGAGGAGTCCTTTTTGCTCTTGAAGAAATAGCATCatg GTGGCGAAGTGCTTTACTTTGGAGGACTTTCTTCACAACTGCTGTCGTTGCTATGGTGCTCAGATCTCTCATACAATTCTGTCGCAGTGGGAAATGTGGACTATTTGGGCAAGGAGGTTTGATAATGTTTGATGTCAATTCAGGAGTATCTAATTACAACACAATAGATGTATTGGCAATAATTTTAATTGGAGTACTTGGAGGCCTTTTGGGAAGCCTTTATAACTATCTTGTCGACAAGGTCCTCCGGACTTACAGCGTCATTAATGA GAGAGGTGCTGCTTTCAAGATCTTGCTTGTCATGACTGTTTCTATCCTGACTTCTTGTTGCTCTTATGGCCTACCATGGCTGGCAAGGTGCACCCCTTGTCCTGCCGGCTTGGAGGAGAAATGCCCAACTATAGGTCGCTCTGGAAGCTACAAGAATTTCCAGTGTCCACCAGGGCATTACAATGATCTCGCATCCCTCTTTCTGAACACCAATGATGATGCCATTCGCAATTTGTttagttcaaataattcaaacgAATTTCACATCTCTTCACTTCTTGTCTTCTTTGCTGGGGTATATTGCCTTGGCATTATCACTTATGGAATTGCTATTCCTTCTGGACTTTTCATTCCTGTCATACTTGCTGGAGCCTCCTATGGGCGTATTTTTGGCAGAGCCTTGGGTTCGTTGTCCAATCTTAATGTTGGCCTGTTTTCGCTACTTGGTGCTGCTTCTTTCCTTGGTGGTACCATGAGAATGACAGTATCAATTTGTGTCATACTCCTTGAGCTCACAAACAATCTATTAATGCTTCCATTGGTGATGCTTGTTCTTCTCATATCAAAAACTGTGGCCGATAGTTTTAACAAGGGTGTGTATGACCAAATTGTGAAAATGAAAGGCTTGCCTTTCTTGGAAGCTCATGCTGAACCATTTATGAGGCATTTGGTCGCTGGAGATGTTTGTTCTGGGCCATTATTGTCATTTTCAGGTGTAGAGAAGGTGGGGAACATCGTGCATGCTTTGAAGTATACTAGGCATAATGGATTTCCTGTGATTGATGAGCCACCTTTCTCAGAGGCACCAGAGTTGTGTGGGCTCGTTCTAAGGTCTCATTTACTTGTCTTGCTCAATGGAAAGAAATTCATGAAACAGCGTGTATTGAGCGGCTCCAGTATTTTAAGGAGGTTTCATGCGTTTGATTTTGCTAAGCCAGGATCAGGGAAGGGGCTTAAGTTTGAGGATCTCGTCATCACGCAGGAGGAGATGGaaatgtatgttgatctccaTCCTATAACAAATACATCCCCATACACAGTAGTGGAAACCATGTCTCTGGCCAAAGCTGCAATCCTTTTCCGACAACTTGGACTCAGACACTTGTGTGTTGTCCCAAAGAAAACTGGG AGGGCTCCAATCGCTGGAATCTTAACAAGGCATGACTTCATGCATGAACATATATCGAACCTCTACCCGCATCTCGTCCCCCACAAGTAG
- the LOC104219538 gene encoding uncharacterized protein codes for MSSSNSNPRRVLIVDTFLNASIRSSRVGRLHNLGSVCGSSTPLPSSGPSSRTRGSLSKRSSSRGKEPSEPLREPTVEEIVPMELSFCHDRESLRNHVSGLDCADIYPTQITEGLISVVRRDCYWSSDFSIIIPSPNQRITSYITGFYFVYTYPFTLGFRPSIDPVILEFCRFFDVCLGQIGPIIWRVVACLRHLTNTASVPITFPHLIHLYSPRLFRKGVFTLVARSKRVLVSPEDDKDRGWYARFVAAPTVGLVGDDNVPFLEKWNFAPTMGVVEDIPNFRDWVDTLLRTAPMDGRSWKTLSNRFGWKVKTHGFAIRGVTAEAVTASRISLERAQEIILGSSAKRKVVAVEEQDSEEEEDGGSLVTRPRARRCIISDDEAEVSPRRSVPFTESAETPVLILDDDVAPAAAHDSVEQLFISGFVVKA; via the exons ATGTCTTCTTCAAATTCTAACCCTAGAAGGGTTCTCATAGTTGATACCTTCCTTAATGCCTCCATTAGAAGTAGTAGGGTAGGTAGGCTTCATAATTTAGGATCTGTTTGCGGTTCTTCCACTCCTTTACCTAGTTCTGGCccttcttctagaactaggggtTCACTTTCAAAAAGATCTTCTTCAAGAggtaaagaaccttctgaacctcttcgtgaGCCTACAGTAGAGGAGATAGTTCCTATGGAACTATCTTTTTGTCATGACAGAGAATCTCTTAGGAACCATGTCTCTGGTTTAGATTGTGCTGATATTTAtcccactcaaattacagaagGTTTGATTTCTGTAGTTCGTAGAGACTGTTATTGGAGTAGTGATTTTTCTATTATTATCCCTAGTCCAAATCAAAGAATCACCTCTTACATAACCgggttttattttgtttatacataccctttcacctTAGGGTTTAGACCATCTATTGACCCTGTTATTCTTGAGTTCTGTCGTTTCTTCGATGTttgtttgggtcaaattggcccaatcatatggagggttgttgcttgtttgaggcatttgaccaacacAGCTAGTGTTCCCATTACTTTCCCTCATTTGATTCACCTTTACTCCCCTAGACTCTTCCGTAAAGGTGTTTTCacactagtagccaggagtaAGAGAGTTTTGGTAAGCCCTGAGgatgacaaagaccgtggctggtatgccaggtttgttgctgcccccactgttggtttagtgggtgatgataatgttcccttccttgagaagtggaattttgcac caaccatgggagttgtggaagACATTCCCAATTTCCGTGATTGGGTAGACACGTTATTGAGGACCGCACCAATGGATGGTAGGTCTTGGAAGACACTTTCTAACCgttttggttggaaagtaaaaactcatg gatttgctattcgtgGAGTCACTGCCGAGGCAGTCACGGCTTCCCGTATCTCTTTGGAAAGGGCTCAAGAAATAATCTTGGGTTCTTCTGCAAAAAGAAAAGTCGTTGCTGTTGAGGAACAAGACTCTGAAGAGGAGGAAGATGGGGGCTCTTTGGTGACAAGGCCACGAGCTCGAAGATGCATAATTTCTGATGATGAAGCAGAGGTATCCCCCCGTCGTTCTGTTCCTTTTACCGAGTCTGCTGAGACTCCGGTATTGATTCTTGATGATGACGTTGCTCCCGCTGCTGCTCATGACTCTGTTGAGCAGCTTTTTATTAGCGGGTTTGTAGTGAAAGCTTAG